From Streptomyces sp. TLI_105, the proteins below share one genomic window:
- a CDS encoding helix-turn-helix transcriptional regulator, translating to MGEIRFGVDDLAHLRFAVSPLWESVAALRASADPGGHALHLPWIKTASALGRERTDLLPHLPGLEAHAPPPRCPLAEIEEELTAFTGPPEHAEALLAWWRAGVRPYWPRIRAVLEADLAYRTRQLAEDGIQEVFAHLHPSLRWAEDRLTGPGLPTGGLALDGGGLTLAPSAFTNRCVLLLPRRSEPGPPPCLVYPARAVGTLWERRAEPEDGLARLLGRSRAGLLGRTSVPTTTTDLALQTGLSPGAVSQHLAVLRDAGLVTSHRYRREVYYRASELGRALLGQTS from the coding sequence GTGGGAGAGATACGGTTCGGGGTCGACGACCTGGCGCACCTCCGGTTCGCCGTGTCGCCCCTGTGGGAGTCCGTCGCCGCCCTGCGGGCCTCCGCCGACCCGGGCGGCCATGCCCTCCATCTCCCCTGGATCAAAACGGCGTCGGCCCTCGGCCGGGAGCGCACCGACCTGCTGCCGCACCTGCCCGGACTCGAAGCCCACGCGCCTCCGCCGCGCTGCCCCCTCGCCGAGATCGAGGAGGAGCTCACCGCGTTCACGGGCCCGCCGGAGCACGCGGAGGCCCTGCTCGCCTGGTGGCGGGCCGGGGTGCGGCCGTACTGGCCCCGGATCAGGGCCGTGCTGGAGGCCGACCTCGCGTACCGCACCCGGCAGCTCGCCGAGGACGGCATCCAGGAGGTCTTCGCCCACCTCCACCCCAGCCTGCGGTGGGCGGAGGACCGGCTCACCGGGCCCGGCCTCCCGACCGGGGGCCTCGCCCTGGACGGCGGCGGCCTCACGCTCGCCCCGAGCGCCTTCACGAACCGCTGCGTCCTGCTCCTGCCACGGCGGTCCGAGCCCGGACCCCCGCCCTGCCTCGTCTATCCCGCGCGGGCCGTCGGCACCCTGTGGGAGCGGCGTGCCGAGCCGGAGGACGGGCTCGCCCGGCTCCTCGGGCGCAGCAGGGCCGGGCTTCTGGGGCGTACGAGCGTCCCGACCACCACCACGGACCTCGCCCTGCAGACCGGGCTCAGCCCGGGCGCGGTCTCGCAGCACCTCGCGGTGCTGCGGGACGCGGGCCTGGTGACCTCGCACCGGTACCGGCGCGAGGTGTACTACCGGGCGAGCGAACTCGGCCGGGCGCTGCTGGGGCAGACCTCCTAG
- a CDS encoding ATP-binding protein, translated as MTSNNDSPTDATQHAGASPYLSSRIFTLRFTSTARGARLARRLVAVRLEEWGVPYGTEAHETVVLVAAELAANAVRHGHVPGRDFQLLLRVTNEARPVARIEVSDTRAERVPPRPGRLPEPELLEGGRGLLLVEALADRWGWCPRLRAPGKTVWAECALG; from the coding sequence ATGACGAGCAACAACGACAGCCCCACCGACGCCACCCAACACGCCGGCGCCTCGCCTTACTTGAGCAGTCGGATCTTCACCCTGCGGTTCACCTCGACCGCCCGGGGCGCCCGGCTCGCCCGGCGGCTGGTCGCCGTCCGCCTGGAGGAGTGGGGCGTGCCGTACGGGACCGAGGCGCACGAGACCGTCGTGCTGGTCGCGGCCGAGCTGGCGGCGAACGCGGTGCGGCACGGACACGTGCCGGGACGGGACTTCCAGCTGCTCCTGCGGGTCACGAACGAGGCCCGGCCGGTCGCGCGGATCGAGGTGAGCGACACGCGGGCGGAGCGCGTACCGCCCCGGCCCGGCCGCCTTCCGGAGCCGGAACTCCTGGAAGGCGGACGGGGGTTGCTGCTCGTCGAAGCGCTCGCCGACCGCTGGGGGTGGTGCCCGAGGCTCCGGGCGCCGGGGAAGACGGTGTGGGCGGAGTGCGCCCTCGGCTGA
- a CDS encoding DUF397 domain-containing protein, protein MNSTESLAWFKSSYSGGEGGQCIEVAAGAGTVHIRDSKDVARPALRVSRDAWAGFLGLASAE, encoded by the coding sequence ATGAACAGCACGGAATCCCTCGCCTGGTTCAAGAGCAGCTACAGCGGTGGTGAAGGCGGCCAGTGCATCGAGGTCGCGGCCGGCGCGGGAACCGTCCACATCCGGGACTCCAAGGACGTGGCCCGGCCGGCCCTCCGGGTCTCGCGCGACGCGTGGGCCGGGTTCCTCGGGCTCGCCTCGGCGGAGTAG
- a CDS encoding VOC family protein, which produces MIMKLTAVTLDCADPMALAAFYHRATGIPLADRSGDEFAGLRGADGLFFGFQRVDGYRPPSWPGQEVPQQLHLDFDVDDLDEATARLVEWGATVPDVQPRPDLWRVLLDPAGHPFCLTIPRGAV; this is translated from the coding sequence ATGATCATGAAGCTGACGGCGGTCACGCTCGACTGCGCCGACCCCATGGCCCTGGCCGCCTTCTACCACCGAGCCACCGGCATCCCGCTCGCCGACCGGTCCGGCGACGAGTTCGCGGGCCTGCGCGGCGCGGACGGCCTCTTCTTCGGCTTCCAGCGCGTCGACGGCTACCGTCCCCCCTCCTGGCCGGGCCAGGAGGTCCCACAGCAGCTGCACCTCGACTTCGACGTCGACGACCTGGACGAGGCCACGGCCCGCCTCGTGGAGTGGGGCGCGACCGTCCCGGACGTCCAGCCCCGCCCGGACCTGTGGCGGGTGCTCCTGGACCCGGCGGGACACCCGTTCTGCCTGACGATCCCGCGCGGGGCCGTCTAG
- a CDS encoding MFS transporter → MTEPSTTRAGADPAPAPASAPTTDRRGPVVAALMLAMGLAALDGTIVSTAVPQIVGDLGGLSVFSWLFSGYLLAVTVTLPVYGKLSDTFGRKPVLIAGTVLFLIGSLLCAAAWNMASLIAFRVVQGLGGGALQGTVQTIAADLYPLKERPKIQAKLSSVWAASSVAGPALGGLLAGYADWRWIFLVNVPVGLIALWLIGRHLLEPARTAPRERARIDWAGALAIFATGAALITALVQGGVAWPWLSAPSLGLLGGAAALAALTVAVERRAAEPIIPGWVWRRRTIAAVNLSLGALGLLMVAPTVFLPTYAQSVLGLGPIAAGFVLSSWTLSWPISAAFSNRLYTRIGFRLTAILGISLALLLLLAFPFLPFPGEPWQPALLMLLLGGALGLFQLPLIVGVQSTVPYEERGTTTASVLFCRQVGQSVGAALFGAVANGVLAARLGADTDLDTLAPSLDATDPIRRAVDAAVDWVYLGAAAAAALALLALLTLAPRRFPVLKEEDQGASRRDLAD, encoded by the coding sequence GTGACGGAACCGTCGACGACCCGGGCGGGAGCCGATCCGGCGCCCGCACCCGCCTCCGCCCCCACCACCGACCGCCGCGGGCCCGTCGTGGCCGCCCTCATGCTCGCCATGGGGCTCGCCGCCCTCGACGGGACGATCGTCTCCACCGCCGTCCCCCAGATCGTCGGCGACCTCGGCGGACTCTCCGTCTTCTCCTGGCTCTTCTCCGGCTACCTGCTCGCCGTCACGGTCACCCTGCCCGTGTACGGGAAGCTCAGCGACACCTTCGGCCGCAAGCCCGTCCTCATCGCCGGGACCGTCCTCTTCCTCATCGGCTCCCTGCTCTGCGCCGCCGCCTGGAACATGGCCTCCCTGATCGCCTTCCGCGTCGTCCAGGGCCTCGGCGGCGGCGCCCTCCAGGGCACCGTCCAGACCATCGCCGCCGACCTGTACCCCCTGAAGGAACGCCCCAAGATCCAGGCGAAGCTGTCCTCCGTGTGGGCCGCCTCCTCCGTCGCCGGACCGGCCCTCGGCGGCCTGCTCGCCGGCTACGCCGACTGGCGCTGGATCTTCCTCGTCAACGTCCCCGTCGGCCTGATCGCCCTCTGGCTCATCGGCCGCCACCTCCTCGAACCCGCCCGCACCGCACCCCGCGAACGCGCACGGATCGACTGGGCGGGGGCACTCGCGATCTTCGCCACCGGAGCCGCACTCATCACCGCGCTCGTCCAGGGCGGCGTCGCCTGGCCCTGGCTCTCCGCCCCGTCCCTCGGCCTCCTCGGCGGTGCCGCCGCCCTCGCCGCCCTGACCGTCGCCGTCGAGCGGCGCGCGGCCGAACCGATCATCCCCGGCTGGGTCTGGCGCCGCCGCACGATAGCCGCCGTCAACCTCTCCCTCGGCGCCCTCGGCCTGCTCATGGTCGCCCCGACGGTCTTCCTGCCCACGTACGCGCAGTCCGTCCTCGGCCTCGGCCCGATCGCCGCCGGCTTCGTCCTCTCCTCATGGACCCTGAGCTGGCCCATCAGCGCCGCGTTCTCGAACCGGCTCTACACCCGCATCGGCTTCCGCCTCACCGCGATCCTGGGCATCTCGCTCGCCCTGCTCCTGCTGCTCGCGTTCCCGTTCCTGCCGTTCCCCGGCGAACCCTGGCAGCCCGCACTCCTGATGCTGCTCCTCGGCGGAGCCCTGGGCCTCTTCCAACTGCCCCTGATCGTCGGCGTGCAGTCGACCGTCCCGTACGAGGAACGCGGCACCACCACCGCCTCCGTCCTCTTCTGCCGCCAGGTCGGCCAGAGCGTCGGCGCCGCGCTCTTCGGCGCCGTCGCGAACGGCGTCCTCGCCGCCCGCCTCGGCGCCGACACGGACCTCGACACACTGGCCCCCTCCCTGGACGCCACCGACCCCATCCGCCGGGCGGTCGACGCGGCGGTGGACTGGGTCTACCTGGGCGCGGCGGCAGCGGCGGCCCTCGCCCTCCTGGCCCTCCTCACCCTGGCCCCCCGCCGCTTCCCGGTCCTGAAGGAGGAGGACCAGGGGGCGTCCCGTCGAGACCTGGCCGACTGA
- a CDS encoding MarR family winged helix-turn-helix transcriptional regulator, with amino-acid sequence MALDPGESPGFLLWHATLRWQRDIAAALAPLGLTHVQFVLLACAWWLNTQGEHPNQLALARQAGTDVKMTSQVLRTLEGKGLVEREVDPADTRAKRLRVTDAGAALAPRAIEAVERVDAEFFQPVPVKEAIALLGRLAHPEP; translated from the coding sequence ATGGCCCTCGACCCCGGCGAGAGCCCCGGATTCCTCCTGTGGCACGCCACGCTGCGCTGGCAGCGCGACATCGCCGCCGCCCTGGCGCCCCTCGGCCTCACCCACGTGCAGTTCGTCCTGCTCGCCTGCGCCTGGTGGCTCAACACCCAGGGCGAGCACCCCAACCAGCTGGCCCTCGCCCGCCAGGCCGGCACCGACGTCAAGATGACCTCCCAGGTCCTGCGCACCCTGGAGGGCAAGGGACTCGTCGAGCGCGAGGTCGACCCGGCGGACACCCGCGCCAAGCGACTGCGCGTCACCGACGCCGGCGCTGCCCTGGCCCCCCGCGCGATCGAGGCGGTCGAACGCGTCGACGCGGAGTTCTTCCAGCCGGTGCCCGTCAAGGAGGCGATCGCCCTGCTGGGCCGCCTGGCCCACCCCGAACCCTGA
- a CDS encoding polyketide cyclase: MWEYEHGVETTAAPEAIWRLWADVENWGTWNAEIEKIEISGPFEVGARITMTPPGDDPVELRVAEAVEGELFVDEARFGDLLLRTVHRIDRLDGERVRVVYRMEITGTGADEVGPRIGPGITADWPDTMAALTELARR, from the coding sequence ATGTGGGAGTACGAGCACGGCGTCGAGACAACCGCCGCCCCCGAGGCGATCTGGCGGCTCTGGGCCGATGTCGAGAACTGGGGCACCTGGAACGCCGAGATCGAGAAGATCGAGATCAGCGGCCCGTTCGAGGTGGGCGCGCGGATCACGATGACGCCGCCCGGCGACGACCCGGTGGAACTGCGCGTGGCCGAGGCCGTCGAGGGCGAACTCTTCGTCGACGAGGCCCGCTTCGGCGACCTGCTGCTGCGCACCGTCCACCGGATCGACCGGCTCGACGGGGAGCGGGTGCGGGTGGTGTACCGCATGGAGATCACCGGCACCGGCGCCGACGAGGTCGGTCCGCGGATCGGCCCGGGCATCACTGCCGACTGGCCCGACACCATGGCCGCCCTCACCGAGCTGGCCCGGCGCTGA
- a CDS encoding MFS transporter, translated as MTTSLTSPPRPALFRLPDFRRLWIGDTVSQAGTAVTVLALPLVAIGPLDASPFEAGLLVMCEYLGFLLLGLPAGAWVDRMRRRRVMIVGDLGRAALLATLPLAAWLGVLTLPQLYAVAFGLSVCTAFFDIAYQSHLPQLVDEERLMEANVALEASRTVTAAGGPGAGGALVAAVTAPVALAVDAVSFLASALFLSRIRRPDPRPARAPGARLREEVAEGLRFVFRDRLLRALTLTAAISNLCGTIGTSMLLVLLAGELGLSPFLCGLVFTAEALGGFLGSLLTTRIAARLGERRAMGASVVVSGVLWLLALPFFQADGRYAVACVLQGLGWTAFMTFKISSVALRQRLTPAPLLGRVTATFRFVVWGCMPLGALVGGLVGQYAGVRTALWAGAVGELLAVVPLLAVTARGHGALDI; from the coding sequence ATGACGACCTCCCTCACCTCTCCGCCCCGGCCTGCCCTCTTCCGGCTGCCGGACTTCCGCCGGCTGTGGATCGGCGACACCGTGAGCCAGGCCGGCACCGCCGTCACCGTCCTCGCGCTCCCCCTCGTGGCGATCGGCCCGCTGGACGCGTCCCCCTTCGAGGCGGGACTCCTGGTGATGTGCGAGTACCTGGGCTTCCTCCTCCTCGGGCTGCCGGCCGGGGCGTGGGTGGACCGGATGCGCCGCCGCCGCGTGATGATCGTGGGTGACCTCGGCCGGGCCGCGCTCCTCGCCACCCTGCCGCTCGCGGCGTGGCTCGGCGTGCTGACGTTGCCTCAGCTGTACGCGGTGGCCTTCGGGTTGTCGGTCTGCACGGCGTTCTTCGACATCGCGTACCAGAGCCACCTGCCGCAACTCGTCGACGAGGAGCGGCTGATGGAGGCGAACGTGGCCCTGGAGGCGTCCCGTACGGTCACGGCGGCCGGCGGCCCCGGGGCGGGCGGCGCGCTCGTCGCGGCGGTGACGGCGCCGGTGGCGCTCGCCGTCGACGCCGTCAGCTTCCTCGCCTCGGCCCTGTTCCTCTCCCGGATCCGCCGCCCCGACCCGCGACCGGCGCGGGCGCCCGGGGCCCGGCTGCGGGAGGAGGTCGCGGAGGGGCTGCGGTTCGTGTTCCGCGACCGGCTGCTGCGGGCGCTGACGCTCACCGCCGCGATCTCCAACCTGTGCGGCACGATCGGCACCTCCATGCTCCTCGTGCTGTTGGCGGGGGAGCTGGGCCTGTCGCCGTTCCTGTGCGGGCTCGTGTTCACGGCGGAGGCCCTTGGCGGCTTCCTCGGCAGCCTCCTCACCACCCGGATCGCGGCCCGCCTCGGCGAGCGGCGCGCGATGGGCGCGTCCGTCGTGGTCAGCGGGGTGCTGTGGCTGCTCGCGCTGCCGTTCTTCCAGGCGGACGGGCGGTACGCGGTGGCGTGCGTGCTCCAGGGCCTCGGCTGGACCGCCTTCATGACCTTCAAGATCAGCTCGGTGGCCCTCCGCCAGCGCCTCACCCCCGCCCCGCTCCTCGGCCGCGTGACGGCGACCTTCCGCTTCGTGGTGTGGGGCTGCATGCCGCTGGGCGCCCTGGTAGGCGGGCTCGTGGGGCAGTACGCGGGGGTGCGGACGGCGCTGTGGGCGGGGGCGGTCGGCGAACTGCTCGCGGTGGTGCCGCTGTTGGCGGTGACGGCACGAGGGCACGGGGCACTCGACATTTAG
- a CDS encoding helix-turn-helix transcriptional regulator translates to MTEGQAGAVPEPAAADRSGQGVVAAFGQSLKTLRVRAGMEREEFGKRLGYSASTIASFEQGRRIPPPRAIDRADEVLEAGGLLKVWKDQLEKAQYPAFFQGMAQLEKQSIELLAYDTLVVNGLLQTEEYMRTMVGNRRPPLDVETIEQRVTARVSRQDIFERRPAPLLSFVMCESVLRRKFGGNEVLRGQLEQLLLIGQRRNVELQVMPLDCAENAGGDGPFTVVTREDGKRFVYTEVQGTSALETDPKQAVLAAARYGIIRSQALTPRESLEFIEKLLGEL, encoded by the coding sequence ATGACGGAAGGCCAGGCGGGCGCGGTTCCGGAGCCCGCGGCGGCGGACAGGTCCGGCCAGGGCGTGGTGGCGGCGTTCGGGCAGAGCCTGAAGACGCTGCGGGTGCGGGCGGGGATGGAACGGGAGGAGTTCGGCAAACGGCTGGGCTACTCGGCGTCGACGATCGCCTCGTTCGAGCAGGGCCGCAGGATCCCGCCGCCGAGGGCGATCGACCGGGCGGACGAGGTGCTGGAGGCGGGCGGGCTGCTGAAGGTCTGGAAGGACCAGCTGGAGAAGGCGCAGTACCCGGCGTTCTTCCAGGGGATGGCGCAGTTGGAGAAGCAGTCGATAGAGCTGCTGGCGTACGACACCCTGGTGGTCAACGGCCTGCTGCAGACCGAGGAGTACATGCGGACGATGGTGGGCAATCGGCGTCCACCGCTCGACGTGGAGACCATCGAGCAGCGAGTGACCGCTCGTGTCTCCCGGCAGGACATCTTCGAGCGGCGGCCCGCACCGTTGTTGAGCTTCGTCATGTGTGAATCGGTGCTGCGGAGGAAGTTCGGCGGCAACGAGGTACTGCGCGGACAGTTGGAGCAGCTCCTCCTCATCGGCCAGAGGAGGAACGTCGAGCTTCAGGTCATGCCGCTCGACTGCGCGGAGAACGCGGGCGGGGACGGACCGTTCACCGTCGTCACCCGTGAGGACGGGAAGAGGTTCGTCTACACCGAAGTCCAGGGCACCAGCGCCCTGGAGACCGACCCCAAACAGGCCGTTCTCGCCGCTGCCCGCTATGGGATCATCCGGTCGCAGGCTCTCACCCCGCGGGAGTCACTGGAGTTCATCGAGAAGTTGTTGGGAGAGCTATGA